The Leptospira bouyouniensis genome has a segment encoding these proteins:
- a CDS encoding AI-2E family transporter, which yields MIFKENSISSLVLRSAFFGLIALTVLIGIVGVKFLAIPLLISGIHFYIFHGVVDYFESRGIHRAITIIFIFTFLIAGAYWFLAFYLPNLFEKAQPIVSEWSIKMDDPNFQLLDFSKLPVVSKNPELWKKIINPEEIAKLATSNLEEFLRGIVVMIPTFISWMIIIPIISFFLLLDANLIYKTMISFIPNRFFEMFLMVFYRMNQQITSYLKSLVIQCGIMAIVASIGFFIVGVKFFVLFGIFLGVANSIPYLGPLIGAIPPILFAILFPEMSPSIGSIASVVIVAQLVDNAIVQPVVIANAVSLHPLAILIGIAVGGNFFGIFGMLLAIPVLSILKVTIGILYHALKEHQII from the coding sequence ATGATCTTTAAAGAAAATAGTATTTCTTCTCTGGTATTAAGGTCTGCTTTTTTTGGCCTCATCGCATTAACCGTTCTCATTGGGATTGTAGGTGTCAAATTTTTAGCGATTCCTCTTCTCATTTCGGGAATTCATTTTTATATCTTCCATGGGGTAGTGGATTATTTTGAATCTAGAGGAATTCATCGAGCAATCACAATCATCTTTATTTTTACTTTTTTAATTGCTGGCGCTTATTGGTTTTTGGCTTTTTATCTTCCAAACTTGTTTGAAAAAGCACAACCAATTGTATCAGAGTGGTCTATCAAAATGGATGATCCGAATTTTCAACTTTTGGATTTTTCCAAATTACCTGTTGTTTCTAAAAATCCAGAACTTTGGAAAAAAATCATCAATCCCGAAGAAATTGCAAAACTTGCAACAAGTAACTTAGAAGAGTTTCTGAGAGGAATTGTTGTGATGATTCCAACATTCATTAGTTGGATGATCATCATTCCAATTATCAGCTTTTTTTTGTTACTCGATGCAAACCTAATTTACAAAACTATGATTAGTTTTATTCCTAACCGGTTTTTTGAAATGTTCCTTATGGTATTTTACCGAATGAATCAACAGATCACAAGTTATTTGAAAAGTTTAGTGATCCAATGTGGAATTATGGCGATTGTTGCCTCCATTGGTTTTTTTATTGTTGGCGTTAAATTTTTCGTTCTATTTGGAATCTTCTTAGGTGTTGCCAATTCCATCCCTTACTTAGGACCACTGATTGGTGCCATCCCACCAATCCTCTTTGCAATTTTGTTTCCTGAAATGTCACCTTCAATCGGTTCCATTGCCTCAGTTGTCATCGTTGCACAACTTGTAGACAATGCAATAGTCCAACCAGTTGTGATTGCAAATGCAGTTTCCTTACACCCACTTGCTATTTTGATAGGGATCGCAGTGGGAGGGAATTTTTTTGGGATCTTTGGAATGTTACTGGCAATCCCTGTATTATCGATCTTAAAAGTGACAATTGGCATTTTGTATCATGCTTTAAAAGAACACCAAATCATTTAG
- a CDS encoding DMT family transporter produces MSRIFTPELFLVIAAILWGGTFVVIKLALDSVPPFLFLAVRFSVAGFITLLIYRKTLFSKANRRLDYIVPAFFVACSALLGYAFQTIGLVYTSATQSGFMTGAYVIFVPLLEIAIERKLPSLRTWIAVVIVVIGLFCISQNGKNFDEIQNNLGFGFGDGLTLIGAFFFAVYIILIDIYTKKIPSQILVSFEILLIAIVSSFLFPVESIFLKQTINVQFDLKFWIGIIYTSVFATIFTTQIQTRYQKAVSPARAGLLYSLEPVFSFFLAYLVLGERLGTIGAIGSFLTLFGILFSEMGKWNKREE; encoded by the coding sequence ATGTCTAGGATCTTCACTCCAGAACTCTTTTTGGTGATTGCCGCCATTCTTTGGGGTGGAACCTTTGTGGTCATCAAACTTGCTTTGGATTCGGTACCTCCTTTTTTATTTTTAGCGGTCCGATTTTCTGTCGCTGGGTTCATTACACTTTTAATCTATCGGAAAACATTATTTTCAAAAGCAAATCGTCGTCTGGATTATATTGTTCCTGCCTTTTTTGTCGCTTGTTCCGCATTACTTGGATATGCGTTTCAAACCATTGGGCTTGTGTATACTTCGGCAACACAATCTGGATTTATGACGGGTGCCTATGTGATTTTTGTTCCGTTACTTGAGATCGCCATAGAACGCAAACTTCCATCTTTAAGGACATGGATAGCGGTTGTGATCGTTGTGATTGGATTATTTTGTATTTCGCAAAATGGTAAAAATTTCGATGAGATTCAAAACAATTTAGGATTTGGGTTTGGAGATGGACTCACTCTTATCGGTGCGTTTTTCTTTGCGGTGTATATCATTTTGATCGATATTTATACTAAAAAAATCCCATCTCAAATTTTGGTCTCGTTTGAAATTTTATTAATCGCAATCGTATCTAGTTTTTTATTTCCAGTTGAATCTATTTTTTTAAAACAAACTATCAATGTACAATTTGACTTAAAATTTTGGATTGGTATCATTTATACATCAGTGTTTGCAACAATTTTTACAACACAGATACAAACTAGATACCAAAAGGCCGTGTCACCTGCCAGAGCTGGATTACTCTATAGTTTGGAACCAGTGTTTTCTTTTTTCTTGGCTTATCTTGTATTAGGCGAAAGATTGGGCACAATTGGTGCCATTGGATCTTTTTTAACTTTATTCGGAATTTTATTTTCAGAAATGGGAAAATGGAACAAACGAGAGGAATGA
- the ung gene encoding uracil-DNA glycosylase: protein MVVSIYACYSFIWRGNLKEVQIEPSWKEVLNDEFQKPYFTKLREWIKNEYRSAVVYPPAKLIFSAFDLCPFDEVKVVILGQDPYHGPGQAHGLCFSVKEGVPFPPSLQNIFKEIKDDLNKPIPKSGDLSYLAKQGVFLLNATLTVEKDKAGSHQNQGWEIFTDAVIKILAEKKTNLVFLLWGSFAQKKELLIPPNKHLVLKSAHPSPLSAYRGFLGNRHFSKTNEYLNSIGKQSIDW, encoded by the coding sequence ATGGTGGTATCGATTTACGCGTGTTATTCTTTCATTTGGAGGGGAAATCTGAAAGAAGTTCAAATTGAACCTAGTTGGAAAGAGGTTTTAAACGATGAATTTCAAAAACCTTATTTCACAAAATTGCGCGAATGGATAAAAAACGAGTACCGATCGGCTGTTGTTTACCCACCTGCAAAACTGATTTTTTCCGCGTTTGACTTGTGTCCTTTTGACGAAGTCAAAGTGGTGATCCTTGGTCAAGATCCCTACCATGGACCAGGACAAGCGCATGGACTTTGTTTTTCAGTAAAGGAAGGTGTACCATTCCCTCCTTCCTTACAAAACATCTTCAAAGAGATAAAAGACGATTTAAATAAACCGATTCCGAAGTCAGGGGATTTAAGTTACCTCGCCAAACAAGGTGTCTTTTTACTCAATGCCACACTCACAGTCGAAAAAGACAAAGCAGGGTCTCATCAGAATCAAGGTTGGGAAATATTTACTGATGCTGTAATCAAAATCTTAGCTGAAAAAAAAACAAATTTAGTATTTTTGTTATGGGGATCTTTTGCTCAGAAAAAAGAACTTTTGATTCCACCAAACAAACATTTGGTTTTAAAATCAGCACACCCTTCTCCACTGTCTGCATACCGCGGATTCTTAGGGAACCGACATTTTTCAAAAACAAATGAATATTTAAATTCAATAGGAAAACAATCCATTGACTGGTAA
- a CDS encoding DMT family transporter, giving the protein MTGNEKKGYFFVFLTGVFFAFEVIGFKEIFRRFNLSPEMAAFFGVGFAFLVVTPFFLSSNKRRKKVILTIKRDGLILFIGTFSNAMGIVLYYYALKQTDLGPAAILIKTTVLYNVILGVVFLGERFKDREVFGIVLSLFGIYLISTLQGQINFLSAFCILLSAFLFAIQSYLIKKYIPEILGLEYAYLRLFLLCIFFLIYSLGIGSFAIPKWNTIVILGLCSLLGYFLGRAFYFEAHNYLPISKLNATLLIEPIFLMFVGILFMNEPFDLQKLCGGTVILLGLYLIVFHKRKVKS; this is encoded by the coding sequence TTGACTGGTAATGAAAAAAAAGGATATTTTTTTGTTTTTTTAACCGGTGTTTTTTTTGCATTTGAAGTCATCGGATTTAAAGAAATATTCCGAAGGTTTAACTTATCTCCAGAAATGGCAGCATTCTTTGGTGTTGGTTTTGCCTTTTTAGTTGTGACTCCCTTTTTCTTAAGTTCTAACAAACGTAGAAAAAAAGTGATCCTCACGATCAAAAGAGATGGCCTCATCTTATTCATTGGAACTTTTTCCAATGCGATGGGGATCGTTTTATATTATTATGCACTTAAACAAACAGATCTCGGTCCCGCTGCGATTCTTATCAAAACCACCGTATTGTATAATGTCATCCTTGGGGTTGTATTCCTTGGAGAAAGATTTAAGGATAGGGAAGTTTTTGGAATTGTTTTATCATTATTTGGAATTTATTTAATTTCCACCTTACAAGGTCAGATCAATTTTTTATCTGCATTTTGTATTTTATTAAGTGCTTTTTTGTTTGCGATCCAAAGTTATTTAATTAAAAAATACATCCCAGAAATATTAGGTCTTGAGTATGCATACCTACGTTTGTTTTTATTATGTATATTTTTTTTAATTTATTCATTAGGAATTGGATCTTTTGCCATACCCAAATGGAATACCATCGTGATCCTTGGTCTTTGTTCTCTACTCGGATATTTTTTAGGAAGAGCCTTTTATTTTGAAGCGCATAATTATTTACCGATCAGCAAACTGAATGCAACACTACTAATCGAACCTATTTTTCTCATGTTTGTCGGAATTTTGTTTATGAATGAGCCTTTCGACTTACAGAAATTATGTGGAGGAACAGTGATACTGCTTGGATTGTATTTAATTGTATTCCATAAACGGAAGGTGAAATCATGA
- a CDS encoding 4a-hydroxytetrahydrobiopterin dehydratase, whose amino-acid sequence MKEQNPKLTDIEIQFLLASYPLWKLKEEDGFHSLCFEYRFDTFQNAFVFLTKLAFVSQSLDHHAEIWNVYNQVRLKLYTHDQKTLTKKDLDFIKLLMEPPNHWD is encoded by the coding sequence ATGAAAGAACAAAACCCAAAATTGACAGACATTGAAATCCAATTTTTACTCGCATCATACCCTCTATGGAAATTAAAGGAAGAAGATGGTTTTCATTCATTATGTTTTGAATACCGATTTGATACTTTTCAAAATGCATTTGTTTTTTTAACAAAACTTGCCTTTGTGTCGCAATCCTTAGACCACCATGCAGAGATATGGAATGTTTACAACCAAGTCCGGCTCAAACTCTACACTCATGACCAAAAAACTCTCACTAAAAAAGATTTGGATTTTATCAAACTTCTAATGGAGCCTCCAAATCACTGGGATTAA
- a CDS encoding porin OmpL1 produces MLKSLRFGMMGFVLMCLAGSLSAQSGPRSYVMFGLGMQFDLAQLGGTITKDGLDSRNPQLNAAGTPTGSLQKAIYAENTLISLKRTTGGAVGAKTNGAMVGGNVNIGYEKEGVFGVPSLFWRVNVNYTTKISGGDTSSTVMGYKWLDQEWQYTAWTVPTYLGIKLYNAANDTAVYIGAGVNYFQGWWGVSGTINNPGLQTFAPGILGPGGTLLGDAPNPGIHKENVRFGASGFGLNWLVDAQTKVTDKGHLFFELETILSAGMGVGGVASIGGASALAPWVAYPVVIGGQTYRVGYKIEI; encoded by the coding sequence ATGCTGAAATCTCTACGATTTGGAATGATGGGGTTCGTACTTATGTGCTTGGCTGGTAGCTTAAGCGCACAATCTGGTCCTCGTTCTTATGTTATGTTCGGTTTGGGTATGCAATTCGACCTTGCACAACTCGGTGGAACCATTACGAAAGATGGACTAGATTCAAGAAACCCACAGTTAAACGCTGCTGGAACACCAACAGGTTCTCTTCAAAAAGCAATCTACGCTGAAAACACACTCATCAGTTTAAAAAGAACAACTGGTGGAGCAGTTGGTGCAAAAACCAACGGAGCTATGGTGGGTGGTAACGTAAACATTGGTTACGAAAAAGAAGGAGTCTTCGGAGTACCTAGCCTTTTCTGGAGAGTTAACGTAAACTATACTACAAAAATTTCTGGTGGTGATACTTCTTCTACTGTGATGGGTTATAAGTGGTTAGACCAAGAGTGGCAATACACAGCTTGGACTGTTCCTACTTACTTAGGTATTAAATTATACAATGCTGCAAACGATACTGCTGTATATATTGGAGCAGGGGTAAACTACTTCCAAGGATGGTGGGGAGTTTCTGGTACAATCAACAACCCAGGACTTCAAACCTTCGCACCAGGAATTTTAGGACCAGGTGGTACTCTTCTTGGTGATGCTCCAAACCCAGGAATCCATAAAGAAAACGTACGTTTCGGTGCAAGTGGATTCGGATTGAACTGGTTAGTTGATGCTCAAACAAAAGTTACTGACAAAGGTCACCTTTTCTTTGAATTAGAAACCATCCTTTCTGCTGGAATGGGAGTTGGTGGAGTTGCGTCAATCGGTGGAGCATCTGCTCTTGCACCTTGGGTAGCTTACCCTGTGGTGATCGGTGGACAAACTTACCGCGTAGGTTACAAAATCGAAATTTAA
- the carA gene encoding glutamine-hydrolyzing carbamoyl-phosphate synthase small subunit has translation MQAFLVLANGTVMKGRSFGANKNSIGEVVFNTSMAGYQEILTDPSYKGQIVTLTYPMIGNYGINPDDMESDRIQASGLIVKEYVKRPSNFQSKETLSEFLIRFGIPAIEGIDTRKLTRIIRNSGAMNCGIFISETYEDSFLETVKNAPSMEGQDLAQIVTCEKPYEYGAHSPSKFKLAVYDFGIKRNILRLLDSAGFNVFVFPAKTKAEDLIKEGFDAFFLSNGPGDPAPLDYAIQSAKTIMEAKKPLFGICLGHQIIGLALGKKTSKLKFGHRGGNHPVRNEETGKIEITSQNHGFHVLGESSPDLPITRINLFDNTVAGLKTKGLPVMAVQYHPEACPGPHDSAYHFQEFYTMVESSKV, from the coding sequence ATGCAGGCTTTTTTGGTTTTAGCAAACGGAACGGTCATGAAGGGCCGATCCTTCGGTGCAAATAAGAATTCGATCGGTGAGGTAGTCTTCAATACCTCTATGGCAGGGTATCAGGAAATTTTAACTGACCCTTCTTACAAAGGTCAAATTGTTACACTTACCTACCCAATGATTGGGAACTACGGAATCAATCCCGATGATATGGAATCAGATAGAATCCAAGCTTCTGGTCTCATCGTCAAAGAGTATGTCAAACGTCCTTCAAATTTCCAATCCAAAGAAACTCTCAGTGAATTTTTAATTCGTTTTGGTATACCTGCCATTGAAGGAATTGACACACGCAAACTAACGCGCATTATCCGAAATTCAGGTGCCATGAATTGTGGGATTTTTATTAGCGAAACCTATGAAGATTCGTTTTTAGAAACTGTTAAAAATGCACCATCAATGGAAGGCCAAGACTTAGCCCAAATTGTCACCTGTGAAAAACCATATGAATACGGTGCACACTCTCCAAGCAAATTCAAACTTGCTGTATATGATTTTGGGATCAAAAGAAATATCTTACGACTACTCGATTCTGCAGGTTTTAATGTATTTGTATTCCCTGCAAAAACAAAAGCTGAAGACTTAATCAAAGAAGGTTTTGATGCATTCTTTTTATCCAATGGTCCAGGTGACCCAGCTCCACTCGATTATGCGATCCAATCGGCAAAAACCATTATGGAAGCAAAAAAACCACTCTTTGGAATTTGTTTGGGTCACCAAATCATAGGACTCGCGCTCGGTAAAAAAACTTCCAAATTAAAATTTGGTCATCGTGGTGGTAATCATCCTGTGAGAAATGAAGAAACAGGAAAAATTGAAATCACTTCGCAAAACCACGGCTTTCACGTATTAGGTGAGTCTTCACCTGACCTTCCGATCACACGGATCAATCTTTTTGATAACACTGTGGCTGGTCTAAAAACCAAAGGGTTACCTGTTATGGCAGTGCAATACCACCCGGAAGCATGCCCTGGTCCTCATGATTCAGCCTATCATTTCCAAGAATTTTATACTATGGTAGAATCTTCAAAAGTATAA
- a CDS encoding DUF5808 domain-containing protein codes for MSYKEEKNFWGIPYGTEISAEAFVKDIWDPSTEEILTPKQFFGIGWGINLHALGRRVGVIK; via the coding sequence ATGTCATACAAAGAAGAAAAAAATTTCTGGGGAATTCCGTACGGGACTGAAATTTCAGCGGAAGCGTTCGTTAAAGATATTTGGGATCCAAGTACAGAAGAAATCCTCACTCCAAAACAATTCTTTGGAATTGGCTGGGGGATCAACCTACATGCTCTTGGCAGACGTGTTGGTGTGATCAAGTAA
- a CDS encoding MBOAT family O-acyltransferase, with translation MLLFFGIYFYSQWGIGGTILLFSSILFNYTIGILIDKIPANKKRPLFIFGITANVLYLAIFKYFLFVWGVLSDLRIEFGESPLLWKPNILLPIGISFYTFHNISYLIEVYDKKIPVCRNFFTFVLYDMFFPLLLLGPIERPGNLIPQIESERFISKDNIWNGLSLFCFGVFIKSSIADPLSRYVGIQVGSFLSLEPGILWIVAPTIAFQVYADFFGYSLCAMGLAEMLGFELMNNFKRPFFSSNPSEFWSKWHISLSTWLRDYVYIKLGGNRHGFVRENINLMFVWFLTGIWHGAGYGFIIWGFYLGICLVLYRILKHLGLTKLQNKVFTGIGILFTFYTFSIGLLLFRINSPKESLLILENLRTFPSWNQIPFMLLLIILPLFLFDLWQEWKQTDRPTFFVTTKPYLFSVILVLSFFWFSLVSPFAKEDFFYFQF, from the coding sequence TTGTTACTTTTTTTTGGGATCTACTTCTATTCTCAGTGGGGTATCGGTGGAACTATTTTATTATTCTCTTCAATACTCTTTAATTATACAATTGGGATTCTAATTGATAAAATCCCTGCTAATAAAAAAAGACCACTTTTTATTTTTGGAATCACAGCCAATGTTTTGTATTTGGCGATATTTAAATACTTCTTGTTTGTCTGGGGAGTTCTATCAGATTTAAGGATTGAATTTGGTGAATCTCCATTACTTTGGAAACCAAATATACTATTACCAATTGGAATTTCTTTTTATACCTTCCATAACATTAGTTATTTGATTGAGGTGTATGATAAAAAAATACCAGTCTGTAGAAACTTTTTTACCTTTGTGCTGTATGATATGTTTTTCCCATTGTTATTGCTTGGCCCCATTGAAAGACCTGGGAATCTAATTCCACAAATTGAATCAGAGCGTTTCATTTCGAAAGACAATATATGGAACGGACTTTCCTTGTTTTGTTTTGGAGTTTTCATTAAATCGAGTATAGCAGATCCTTTGTCGCGTTATGTGGGAATCCAAGTTGGATCCTTTTTATCCTTGGAACCAGGAATTTTATGGATTGTTGCTCCAACCATTGCCTTCCAAGTGTATGCAGATTTTTTTGGTTATTCATTATGTGCGATGGGGCTTGCCGAAATGTTGGGTTTCGAACTCATGAACAATTTCAAAAGACCATTTTTTTCTTCGAATCCATCGGAGTTTTGGTCAAAATGGCATATTTCTTTATCTACATGGTTACGTGATTACGTTTATATTAAATTAGGTGGAAATCGACATGGATTCGTTAGAGAAAATATAAATCTAATGTTTGTTTGGTTTTTAACGGGAATTTGGCATGGGGCAGGATATGGATTTATTATTTGGGGTTTTTACTTGGGCATTTGCCTTGTACTTTACCGAATTCTAAAACATCTAGGATTGACCAAATTGCAAAACAAAGTTTTTACAGGTATCGGGATTCTATTTACCTTTTATACTTTCTCTATTGGATTATTGTTATTTAGAATCAACTCACCGAAGGAATCTTTACTTATTTTAGAAAATTTAAGAACATTTCCATCATGGAATCAAATTCCTTTTATGCTTTTACTCATCATTTTACCTCTATTTCTCTTTGACCTTTGGCAAGAATGGAAACAAACAGATAGACCAACATTTTTTGTAACAACAAAACCATATCTATTTTCTGTAATTTTAGTTCTTTCATTTTTCTGGTTTTCACTCGTTTCACCTTTTGCCAAAGAAGACTTTTTTTATTTTCAATTTTAA
- a CDS encoding GAF domain-containing protein, with protein MGLLDRAEEIKKTSEAHESNPTSSKKESPSLLKKAEHFREAELPTNQTKKESVPVSDSDSDWLDDAISDTLATEIGDLPNPDGEEEFDLSDIPELTDSDFGDLSEGHDDWDKNPLSNLEDDLDSIHDELNPYEPVDSESDLEPEPDLENDFLPESDLDNTSEKDSTQSNTQPNLNPTKEPELGDDLVERDYHDELQEKDVPLPEVNLFDEWENEAKKEAAKQPLRPSKEDPAPIGEEVLFDDESDFGTAPMAYHLASKKRIENYQAIFEITKEIASSKEFSDFFDNLVYSLIGQVGCHSVVVLTSTNPKNTKWEAIAAQGIQSKDTWYFNPGDEIYARISDSETVIYAGEFKSSRLPNRELNLLNEMESEILVPIRHGEKCFGVLSLGKLINGEEYITDDLEFAKIVGDIAGSVFERVSEFEVINDELMHAKEVIEINESVLQFAREFSKVRKMDEAYDFLIDNIKNKLGVKQFSFLVLDSETRSDYIVFGSNFILPERTKDFRLSKDSDIVGMVSNVSGVYKLENFREDAELKSIFTNDELGIMSEFTILPIINLNWLVGMVIIHSTGSAWTDTTRDVAVSLLETSAPVFANLLILQEKEALFRNPFNPLESRILLEMEKASNLKASFTVSLFKIQNVSRMIHLVGTGTFARYADALRKTMMDHISELDFFTRVGQGKFVLVLHGKDKEETDVVIKKIKSSFSKKEDTIIGNFRASYRVLTLSYPNDTKDKNQFLEMVEEA; from the coding sequence GTGGGATTACTCGACCGAGCCGAAGAGATTAAAAAAACTTCGGAAGCCCATGAATCAAATCCAACCAGTTCCAAAAAAGAATCTCCCTCTTTACTCAAAAAAGCGGAACATTTTCGGGAAGCTGAACTTCCAACAAATCAAACTAAAAAAGAGTCAGTGCCTGTATCAGATTCTGACTCAGATTGGTTAGACGATGCAATTTCAGATACCTTGGCCACAGAGATTGGTGATTTGCCAAATCCTGACGGTGAAGAAGAATTCGATTTAAGTGATATTCCTGAGCTAACAGATTCCGATTTTGGTGATTTGAGTGAAGGCCATGATGACTGGGACAAAAATCCTCTCTCCAATTTAGAGGATGATTTGGATTCGATTCATGACGAGTTGAATCCTTATGAACCAGTGGATTCGGAATCAGATCTCGAACCGGAACCAGATTTAGAAAATGACTTTTTGCCAGAATCCGATTTAGACAATACATCGGAAAAAGATTCCACTCAATCTAATACTCAACCCAATTTGAATCCTACCAAAGAACCAGAATTAGGTGATGACCTTGTAGAGCGTGACTATCACGATGAATTACAAGAAAAAGATGTTCCGCTCCCTGAAGTGAATTTATTTGATGAATGGGAAAACGAGGCAAAAAAAGAAGCCGCAAAACAACCATTACGCCCATCAAAAGAAGATCCAGCTCCAATTGGTGAGGAAGTATTATTTGATGATGAATCAGATTTTGGAACTGCACCAATGGCTTATCATCTTGCTTCCAAAAAACGGATCGAAAATTACCAAGCCATATTTGAAATCACTAAAGAAATTGCATCTTCTAAAGAATTCTCAGATTTTTTTGATAACTTAGTTTATAGTTTAATCGGTCAAGTGGGTTGTCATTCTGTCGTAGTATTAACATCAACAAACCCCAAAAATACAAAATGGGAAGCAATTGCAGCGCAAGGGATCCAATCAAAAGACACTTGGTATTTCAACCCAGGTGACGAAATTTACGCAAGGATTTCTGATTCTGAAACTGTCATCTATGCTGGTGAGTTTAAATCTTCAAGATTGCCGAATAGAGAATTGAATTTATTGAATGAAATGGAGTCAGAGATATTGGTTCCGATTCGCCACGGTGAAAAATGTTTTGGAGTTTTATCACTTGGAAAACTCATTAATGGTGAAGAATACATTACAGATGATCTAGAGTTTGCAAAGATAGTCGGAGATATTGCTGGATCTGTTTTTGAAAGAGTTTCAGAGTTTGAAGTTATCAATGATGAATTAATGCATGCAAAAGAAGTCATTGAAATAAATGAATCTGTTTTGCAATTTGCAAGAGAATTTTCAAAAGTTCGTAAGATGGATGAGGCTTATGACTTTTTAATTGATAATATAAAAAATAAACTAGGAGTAAAACAATTTTCTTTCCTAGTTTTAGACTCTGAAACAAGATCCGATTACATTGTATTTGGTTCCAATTTCATTTTACCAGAACGAACAAAAGACTTTCGACTTAGTAAAGATTCCGACATTGTAGGTATGGTTTCCAATGTATCAGGTGTTTATAAATTGGAAAATTTCAGAGAAGATGCGGAACTGAAATCAATTTTCACAAATGATGAATTAGGAATCATGAGTGAATTTACTATTCTTCCTATTATCAATTTGAACTGGTTAGTTGGAATGGTCATTATTCATTCAACAGGATCCGCCTGGACTGATACTACTAGGGATGTAGCAGTTTCACTATTGGAGACATCTGCTCCAGTGTTTGCAAATTTATTAATCCTCCAGGAAAAAGAAGCACTCTTTAGAAATCCATTTAATCCACTTGAATCAAGAATCTTACTGGAAATGGAGAAAGCATCCAACCTTAAAGCATCTTTCACTGTTTCCTTGTTCAAAATCCAAAATGTATCAAGAATGATCCATTTAGTTGGAACTGGAACTTTTGCTCGTTATGCAGATGCGTTACGTAAAACAATGATGGATCATATTAGCGAACTTGATTTTTTTACAAGAGTTGGCCAAGGAAAATTTGTTTTAGTATTACATGGTAAAGACAAAGAAGAAACTGATGTTGTCATCAAAAAGATCAAATCTTCATTTTCCAAAAAAGAAGACACAATCATCGGTAATTTTAGAGCGAGTTACCGAGTATTAACTTTATCATATCCAAATGATACAAAGGACAAAAATCAGTTTTTGGAAATGGTTGAAGAAGCCTAA